From the genome of Pseudomonas migulae:
TAGCATCTCGCCGAGCTGCTCTTCGCTCTTGTCGCACATCCAGCGCTCGCTCTCTTCGTCGTAGTCGAAGTGGAAGCCACCCGACACCGCCGCCAGCCACAGCTGACGCAGGGGTTCCTGGCGGCTGAAGATCAACTGGCTGCCGTTTTCGAACTTGACGGTGAGCACACCGGCCGAGCTCTCCAGGTCGATATCCAGGTCGCTCTCATCGAAAATA
Proteins encoded in this window:
- the cyaY gene encoding iron donor protein CyaY; the encoded protein is MSLTEARFHDLVDATQQSLEDIFDESDLDIDLESSAGVLTVKFENGSQLIFSRQEPLRQLWLAAVSGGFHFDYDEESERWMCDKSEEQLGEMLERIVKQQAGAEFDFEGL